Part of the Cohnella candidum genome, GAGTTCGCAGCAAAAAAGAGAAAAACGACACCATCGCGGAACGGGCGCTTGCGGCAATTGAAGATTTCGCCCGCGAATGGCAGACGGATGCAAGCATTCCGACCGTATGAAGCAGCGGCAGCGGGCCGACAGGCCCCCGCTGCTTCGACGCGTTCACGGAGGATGATGGACTCATGAAGGAGGAACAAACGATGAGCGGTCAGTTCCACGCCACGACGATATGCGCGGTGCGACACAACGGCAAGGGCGCGATCGCCGGCGACGGCCAGGTCACGTTCGGCAACAGCATGGTCATGAAGCATACGGCCAAAAAAGTGCGCAGGCTCTATCGCGGACAGGTGCTGGCCGGCTTCGCGGGCTCCGTCGCCGACGCGATCACGCTGTTCGAGAAGTTCGAAGGCAAGCTGGAGGAGCATCACGGCAACCTGCAGCGTGCGGCGGTCGAGCTGGCGAAGGATTGGCGCTCCGACCGGGTACTCCGGCGGCTTGAAGCGATGATGATCGTGGTCGATGCGACGGGCATGCTTCTGCTCTCCGGCAACGGAGAAGTGATCGAGCCGGACGACGGCATCCTCGCCATCGGTTCGGGGGGCAGCTTCGCCCTTGCGGCCGCGCGCGCCTTGCATCGGCATGCGCCGCACATGGAAGCGAAGGAAATCGCGCGCGAGGCGCTCCAGGTCGCGGCCGAAATTTGCGTGTTCACGAACAGCAATCTCGTCGTTGAAGAGATCTAATTTCTCCCCAAAAAGTGACGTGTGCCTTCGATGTTGATTCCGATTACTTTTTGGGGCCCCGGGTGAAAGCCATTTGATTGGGAGGTAAGGACCATGAGCGAGAATTTGACGCCCCGTCAAATCGTGGCGGAGCTTGATAAATACATCGTCGGACAGAAGCAAGCCAAACGTTCGGTAGCCGTGGCTCTCCGCAACCGTTATCGCCGCAGCCGTCTGCCGGAAGAGCTTCGGGACGAGATCGTGCCGAAGAACATCCTCATGATCGGCCCGACCGGCGTGGGCAAGACGGAAATCGCGAGAAGGCTCGCCAAACTCGTGCATGCTCCGTTCATCAAAATCGAAGCGACCAAGTTCACGGAGGTCGGCTATGTCGGCCGCGACGTCGAGTCCATGGTGCGTGACTTGGTGGAAACGTCCATCCGGATGGTGAAGGAAGAACGCACCGAGAAGGTGCGCGACAAAGCCGAGAAGGCCGCGTCCGAACGGCTGAC contains:
- the hslV gene encoding ATP-dependent protease subunit HslV, which produces MSGQFHATTICAVRHNGKGAIAGDGQVTFGNSMVMKHTAKKVRRLYRGQVLAGFAGSVADAITLFEKFEGKLEEHHGNLQRAAVELAKDWRSDRVLRRLEAMMIVVDATGMLLLSGNGEVIEPDDGILAIGSGGSFALAAARALHRHAPHMEAKEIAREALQVAAEICVFTNSNLVVEEI